The Gammaproteobacteria bacterium genomic interval GCGGGGGAACGTCGTTGGCGTGCAGCACAATTGGCTGGTTGGAGCGAAATTAATTGTTTAATCAATCGATTTTCCGATGAACAAGCTGCAGAAGCTGCAGCGATTGAGAACATTATCCGTGTAGATCTCAATCCGATCGAAGAAGCGAATGCTTATCAAAGACTGATTGAAGAATTTGGGTATATTCATGATGAAGTAGCGATTGCCGTGGGTAAATCTCGAGTAAAAATTACCAACACCTTACGTCTATTAAAGTTAGATATTAGCTTGCAAAAATTGATTATTGAAAATCAATTATCAGAAGGTCATGGCAAGACCTTGGCGGCGCTCTCATTGCCTCTGCAACGTGAACTCGCTAAAAAATGTATTGAGTATCACTGGAATGTAAGAAAACTTGAACTCGAAGTGAAAAAACTCAGTCAACTCGCTTCTTCCGACGCCGCTATTAAGCAAGATCCTAATCTTGCTTATTTAGAAAAAATTATTACCGATAAAATTGGTTGCCGTACATCGATTGATTTCGGCAGTAATAGAGGGTCGTTAAAAATAGAATTTAGTAATTTGGATATTCTGGAAGGCGTATTGAAGAAGCTTAAGATCGACATTAATAAGCTAGAAAACGAAAAATAAGCCGCATGGATTTTTTTCATGCTGCTCATCAATTTAGTGCATCGAATTTCCGTGAGACAATCTGAATTTATTCATGCATTGGCGAAATGGGAGAGGCTTTGTTGCTCGGCGGAGAAAAAGTTATGCTGGCGAAACCGTTGAATAACAGATTTACATTCACCAAAAACAAGATTAATGATGCTTTTATTTAACCGATCTCATGAAAATATGATATGAAAATTCTCCTAATTGATGACGACATAGAAATTTGCCTCTTTATTGAAAAGAACTTCGTGCGACTCGGTCATACAGTGACAGCTGTGCATAACGGCAATGAAGCATTACATCTCGCCAGTAGTGAAACCTTTGATGTAATGATTATAGACTGGATGATTCCTTGCCTTGATGGAGTCGCACTGATCAAAATATTGCGCCAGCAAGACATTAAAACGCCAGTCATTATTTTGAGTGCAAAGTCACAAATTGAAGATAAGGTATTCGGTCTACAGTCGGGCTGTGATGATTATTTAACAAAGCCATTTGAGATAGAAGAACTTATTGTGCGCGTCAATCTTCTTTATAAGCGTATGACAAGTGCCCGACTTTTTCAATCTACAACGATTAGTTGTAATGAGCTGGTGTTAGATAAAATTTCACATAAGGTGACGTTTAAGAAAAAAAATATTGAGCTTCAGGCAAGAGAATATAAAATTTTGCTGTTTCTGATGGAACATAAAAATCAAATAGTGAGCCGTAGCGTTTTGCTTGAGCATATTTGGGATTATAAATTTGATCCGCAAACCAATATTATTGATGTGCATGTCTCCCGATTACGCAATAAGCTAACAGAGATTGGCGCGAAAGATATGATCAAGACGGTGAGAAACTGCGGTTACACAATTAAAGATGAGTGAGAACTTTGATGCGATATCGACGTTATATAATTAGCTCAAGCTTTAAAATGGCGGCATTGTTTAGTTTGCTTCTGAGCATTAGTATAGGCGCATCTATTTATATTTTTACGCGTTTAAATCAAATATTTGAACATAATACGGATATTAAAATCGCTACATTGATTGCGATTTTAGCCATGGTATTGGTCATACTGATTAGTTTTTTTATTAGCATCTTCGTTGTTAATACACTGAATCATATTGCCAAAACAGCCGTATCAATAATGAACACGAGTGATTTGACGCAGCGCATTCAACTCGAAAGTCACTGGGATGATTTAAGTAATCTAGCGCATGTACTGAATGCTTTGCTAGAAAAAATTGAATACTTAATGAACGACATCAAGTTGGTCTCTGACAATATTGCGCATGATTTGCGTACACCGCTTACTCGTTTACACAATCATCTGCAAACACTGGATCAAAAATTTCAAAATCGAGAAACCACACAAGCATTACAAGAATCAGAACATTTACTCACCGTTTTCCATGCCTTGTTGCGTATTAGCTATTTGGAGCATAGTAAGCAAGAGTTGTCTCGAAAAAATCATGAAATCAGCCAGCTTATTCATGATGCCTGTGCGCTGTATGAGCCGATGTTTGACAATAATATTTTTTTGAGTGTGGAAGTAGAGCAAGCTTCGCTGTATATTGATCGTGATTTAATATTTCAAGCATTAGTCAATATCTTGGATAATTGCGTTAAGCATGCCTTTGGCAATACGTTTATCGAAATAAGTGGGAAAAAATATGCACAGAAATACCTCATTCTTATCAAAGACCAAGGACAAGGTGTACCTATTGATAGACACGATAAAATTTTTGAGCGTTTTTATCGGCATGACTCTAGTCGAACACAAGCCGGTAGTGGCCTAGGTTTGTCTCTCGTCAAAGCGATTATTGAGCGCCATCATGGCGCTATTTTAAGCTCACCTAATCAGCCTAAAGGCTTAACAATGCATATCACCTTGCCCTTATATCAGTACCACCAACCTCTAGATTGAAAGACTAGAACATAAATTATTAATTTTTTTTAACTCGAACTTTTATTACAGCTGCTATATCATCGTTTTCTTTGATAGTTTTAAAGACAGTATGAAGAAAATTGCAATTATTGGTAGTGGCATTTCTGGTTTGGCTGCCGCTTATATATTAAAAGATAAATACGATATCAGTCTTTATGAGAAAAATAATTATCATGGCGGGCATGCGAGAACTATCCACGTGCATGATAAACTCGACATAGATACCGGTTTTATTGTATTTAATTACCATACTTATCCACATTTCTCTCGCTTACTGAAACTGTTAGATATTCCCATCGCAAGCAGTAACATGTCATTTGGCGTTTCTATTAATAAAAGTGAAATTGAGTATGGCTCGAGAAATCTGTTGAATTTATTCGCGCAGCGTTCAAATATCTTTAGGCCTCGATTTTGGCGAATGTTGTCGGATATTAACAAATTTAATAAAGCCTCCAAATGGCATCTAAAAAACAACGCCCTTTCTAAAGACAGCAGTCTTAGAGATTATTTACACACTTTACAGGTCGGTGATTGGTTTCATCGATACTATATTATTGCGATGGGGTCAGCGATCTGGAGTACGAATGCAGAAGCTATGTACGATTTTCCAGCGTTAACATTTCTTCAGTTTTTCCATAACCATGGTCTGCTGGATATTCATAGACCCATACAATGGTATACCATTAAAGGTGGTAGCCAAGTGTATGTCAAAAAAATAATTGAGGCGTTAACTCAATCCCATGTTAAATTTTTTCCAGAGGCTACTCAAGTGTTACGGAATGAAAAAATATCAGTCATTGATCGAGAAGGCAAAAAAAATAGCTATGATAAAATTATTTTTGCAACTCATTCCGATCAAGCACTCTCTTTATTAGAACATGCGAGCAACCAAGAAAAACAATTTTTAAAATCTATCCCTTATCAAAAAAACACCGTCATCTTGCATAAAGATAAAAGCTTTATGCCAAAAAGGAAGAGTGCTTGGTCCAGTTGGATATATTTATCCGATAAAGAACAGGGCACTCAACAGATCTCTCTGAGTTACTGGATGAATAGCTTGCAACCACTAAACACGTCTACCAATTATTTTGTGACACTTAACCCTAAACAACGACCACAAGAAGACTTAATTATTGATGAGCATCAATTTGAGCATCCACAGTTCAGCCAGGGGGCGATAACAGCACAAAACAGTATTGAAAAGATACAAGGTGAAAATGACACCTATTATTGTGGCGCTTATTTGCGTTATGGATTTCATGAGGATGGACTTCAAAGTGCCGTTAATGTTGCGAAAAAGCTCGGCGTGGAAGTTCCATGGTAATCACCGGGCATCAACTATTAAGTGCTAATATTTACCATAAGCGACTAAGGCCTAAGGAAAATTCTTTCCGCTACCGTGCGTTCTATACGATATTAGACATGCAAAGGTTAAAGGAAAAAAACAACTTGCTTTTTTCTACCAACAAAATCTCGATATTAAGTTATCAACACCGTGACCATGGCTGTCGAGATGGAACAGACGCCTCCCAATGGGCAAAGAAGATTTTTATTGAAAATAATATTGATGTTGATTATATAAAATTAATCACCTTGCCAAGAGTATTGGGTTATTTATTTAATCCAGTCAGTTTTTGGTTGGGCTACATTCAGAACGACCTGTGTGCAGTTATCTGTGAAGTTAATAACACCTTTCAACAAACACACACTTATATTTGCCATAAGGAAGACAATCAGTCTATTGCAGGAGAAGATTGGTTTTGTGCGCCAAAGGAGTTTCATGTTTCACCGTTTTACCCCAGAGAAGGCAGTTATTATTTTAAATTTGATTTCAATGATGAAAAGAAAAATTATGTTATTTTAATTCACTATTATATCAATAATCAGTTAGAACTGATTACCTCTGTAACCGGAAAGGTAAAGCCGATGACTAAAAAAGGTATATTGTTCGAGCTCTTTCGTTCACCTTTATTGACCTTAAAAGTGACAATAATGATTCATTATCAAGCAGTAAAGATTCTTTTAAAGAAATCAAGGTTTCACAAGTTGCCTGAGAAAAAAAACTGCCAAGTCACCGTTGCTACAAATATTAAGAAAGTTTAATGTTAATTAAATAGGTTATGGAAAAATATTTGATATAATCACACTAATTCTATGACAGAGATCACTATATGTTTGAGAAGATTATTAAAGAGAAGCTCTTAAAATCTCTAAGAAAAATCGAGCTGGGAGAGATTCACTTAACCACGCCAGAAGGCGAGACTTTTTACTTTAAAGCGAATAATCCAGGTCTGAGTGCAGATATCACATTAAAAGATTGGCGTGTTATTGCTAATTTAAATATCAAGGGTGATATCGCTTTAGCAGAAGATTTTCGTGATGGATTCTGGGAGACTCAAAACCTCACTAATCTTATCCATTTTGGATTGGAGAATGAAAAAGTATTTCAAGGATATATAAAAGGCAGTTTTTTCTATAATTGTCTTGCTAAACTCGGGTATTTAACTCAGCGCAATACTATCAAGCAAAGCAAAAAAAATATTCATGCCCATTATGATCTAGGCAATGATTTTTATAAGCTTTGGCTAGACGAGTCTATGACGTATTCTTCTGCTATTTATAAAAATGAGCATGAGCCTCTACAAAATGCGCAAAATCATAAGTATGATCGTATTTTGGATAAAATCTTAAATTTTGAACATATCCTAGAGATAGGCTGCGGCTGGGGTGGTTTTGCTGAAAGAGCGATACAAACCAAAGGCTGTACTATAAAAGGAATTACTTTATCACACCAACAACAGAGTTATGCCAAGGCCCGTTTAGAAAAATATCAAGATGCGGCAACAATTGTCATTGAAGACTATCGAAATCAAACAGGGAAGTATGACGCTATTGTTTCCATCGAAATGATTGAAGCTGTTGGAAGGAAATATTGGGCTACCTATTTTAAGAAATTACAATCACTGTTAAAACCAGGCGGAAAAATATTTATTCAAAGTATCGTGATTGAAGATAGCCTGTTTAAAAATTACGTCAAAGGTACTGATTTAATACGCACGCATATTTTTCCTGGGGGCCTATTACCAAGCAGGCAAGCGTTAAATGAACAAATGAGCAAAGCTAAACTATGCTGCACGGATAGTTACGCTTTTGGCGCAGACTACGCAAAAACCTTGTCGCAATGGCTAGAAAATTTTACTGGGCAGGAAGAAAAACTGCTTCAACTAGGCTTTGATAAACGCTTTCAACGAATGTGGAAGTTTTATTTGGCTTCGTGTATCGCAGCGTTTAGACATAAAAAAATTGATGTTGTACAGCTTGAGCTAAGCCATGTTTAAAAAAATAATTCAATCTTTAGGGGTAATACTGATGAGCGCGTGCATATTTTCTGGTTGTTCCACTGATATCAGTTATTACAAAGATCAAAAACCCGCTTTGAATTTACAAAACTATTTGCAAGGCAAAATTATCGGTTCTGGCATTATTAGAGATTGGCGCGGTCGCGTCACTAAACAGTTTGATTTTGTTGCAGAAGCTTCCTGGAATAACAATATCTGTACATTTAAAGAAGAGATGAGATATTACGATGGGCACGTGGACCATCGTACTTGGACTATAAAGAAAATTAATGATCATTATTACGAAGGAGCCACAGACGATGTTATTGGTGTGGCCAAAATATTGGTTGATGGTAATGCCATGAATTGGCAATACCGGATGGATATAAAAGTCGATGATTCGACATACCGAATAAAGTTTGATGACTGGATGTATTTGATGAATAACAATACACTTATCAATCACAACACATTTAAAAAATTTGGTATTACCGTCGGAACTCTCGTATTGTTTATGCATAAGCCCGAGGATCACTGACATGAACACGAAAAGCTTGTTTTATCATAAGAACATTTGGATTATTGGT includes:
- a CDS encoding ParB/RepB/Spo0J family partition protein — translated: MTENKPIISRTKSRPKAELKLVPIEHLQRGKYQPRKEFDPEALQELADSLQSTGLLQPIIVRPINEREYEIIAGERRWRAAQLAGWSEINCLINRFSDEQAAEAAAIENIIRVDLNPIEEANAYQRLIEEFGYIHDEVAIAVGKSRVKITNTLRLLKLDISLQKLIIENQLSEGHGKTLAALSLPLQRELAKKCIEYHWNVRKLELEVKKLSQLASSDAAIKQDPNLAYLEKIITDKIGCRTSIDFGSNRGSLKIEFSNLDILEGVLKKLKIDINKLENEK
- a CDS encoding response regulator transcription factor, encoding MKILLIDDDIEICLFIEKNFVRLGHTVTAVHNGNEALHLASSETFDVMIIDWMIPCLDGVALIKILRQQDIKTPVIILSAKSQIEDKVFGLQSGCDDYLTKPFEIEELIVRVNLLYKRMTSARLFQSTTISCNELVLDKISHKVTFKKKNIELQAREYKILLFLMEHKNQIVSRSVLLEHIWDYKFDPQTNIIDVHVSRLRNKLTEIGAKDMIKTVRNCGYTIKDE
- a CDS encoding HAMP domain-containing histidine kinase gives rise to the protein MRYRRYIISSSFKMAALFSLLLSISIGASIYIFTRLNQIFEHNTDIKIATLIAILAMVLVILISFFISIFVVNTLNHIAKTAVSIMNTSDLTQRIQLESHWDDLSNLAHVLNALLEKIEYLMNDIKLVSDNIAHDLRTPLTRLHNHLQTLDQKFQNRETTQALQESEHLLTVFHALLRISYLEHSKQELSRKNHEISQLIHDACALYEPMFDNNIFLSVEVEQASLYIDRDLIFQALVNILDNCVKHAFGNTFIEISGKKYAQKYLILIKDQGQGVPIDRHDKIFERFYRHDSSRTQAGSGLGLSLVKAIIERHHGAILSSPNQPKGLTMHITLPLYQYHQPLD
- a CDS encoding NAD(P)-binding protein, whose protein sequence is MKKIAIIGSGISGLAAAYILKDKYDISLYEKNNYHGGHARTIHVHDKLDIDTGFIVFNYHTYPHFSRLLKLLDIPIASSNMSFGVSINKSEIEYGSRNLLNLFAQRSNIFRPRFWRMLSDINKFNKASKWHLKNNALSKDSSLRDYLHTLQVGDWFHRYYIIAMGSAIWSTNAEAMYDFPALTFLQFFHNHGLLDIHRPIQWYTIKGGSQVYVKKIIEALTQSHVKFFPEATQVLRNEKISVIDREGKKNSYDKIIFATHSDQALSLLEHASNQEKQFLKSIPYQKNTVILHKDKSFMPKRKSAWSSWIYLSDKEQGTQQISLSYWMNSLQPLNTSTNYFVTLNPKQRPQEDLIIDEHQFEHPQFSQGAITAQNSIEKIQGENDTYYCGAYLRYGFHEDGLQSAVNVAKKLGVEVPW
- a CDS encoding DUF1365 domain-containing protein, with amino-acid sequence MTGHQLLSANIYHKRLRPKENSFRYRAFYTILDMQRLKEKNNLLFSTNKISILSYQHRDHGCRDGTDASQWAKKIFIENNIDVDYIKLITLPRVLGYLFNPVSFWLGYIQNDLCAVICEVNNTFQQTHTYICHKEDNQSIAGEDWFCAPKEFHVSPFYPREGSYYFKFDFNDEKKNYVILIHYYINNQLELITSVTGKVKPMTKKGILFELFRSPLLTLKVTIMIHYQAVKILLKKSRFHKLPEKKNCQVTVATNIKKV
- a CDS encoding class I SAM-dependent methyltransferase, yielding MFEKIIKEKLLKSLRKIELGEIHLTTPEGETFYFKANNPGLSADITLKDWRVIANLNIKGDIALAEDFRDGFWETQNLTNLIHFGLENEKVFQGYIKGSFFYNCLAKLGYLTQRNTIKQSKKNIHAHYDLGNDFYKLWLDESMTYSSAIYKNEHEPLQNAQNHKYDRILDKILNFEHILEIGCGWGGFAERAIQTKGCTIKGITLSHQQQSYAKARLEKYQDAATIVIEDYRNQTGKYDAIVSIEMIEAVGRKYWATYFKKLQSLLKPGGKIFIQSIVIEDSLFKNYVKGTDLIRTHIFPGGLLPSRQALNEQMSKAKLCCTDSYAFGADYAKTLSQWLENFTGQEEKLLQLGFDKRFQRMWKFYLASCIAAFRHKKIDVVQLELSHV
- a CDS encoding DUF3833 domain-containing protein, coding for MSACIFSGCSTDISYYKDQKPALNLQNYLQGKIIGSGIIRDWRGRVTKQFDFVAEASWNNNICTFKEEMRYYDGHVDHRTWTIKKINDHYYEGATDDVIGVAKILVDGNAMNWQYRMDIKVDDSTYRIKFDDWMYLMNNNTLINHNTFKKFGITVGTLVLFMHKPEDH